In Acidobacteriota bacterium, the genomic window TGCCCCAGTGGTTCAGACGCTGATGGGATCCGTACCGATTCCCCAGCGATTTGACCCCCGGCGGGGCCGTGACGCCTCGCTGCAATCGGCTGGGTCTGGTGGAAACCCCTTGCCTTTGGAGCCAAGTGGCCGACCACCCGCCGTTCCGGATCCAGTCCCTGACGCCTCGAATATTCTGGAGATTGGCTTGGAGCCAGGCAGTCCCTCGGTTGGGTTAGATCAGATAGACACTGAACCCACCATCGGTCAACCCGCCAACTGGTCAGACGCGGACCCTTTGGGGGATTTGGTGCCAACCGCACCGCTCCCAACCGCACCCTTTGTGCCGCCTCCGCCGTTGCCTCCGCCAGTATCACTGGCCGATCCGCTGGCTGATTTTCATACACCGCCAACTCCGACTCCATCGCCGTCAACCCAGCACATGGCAAATCCGTTTGCGGGTCCGCCCCCAAATGCACCGCTCGCGGCGTCCTTACCGCCGCCCAGAATGGTGCCGCCGGCGCCGCCAGTTGCCGACCCCTGGTTTTCGTCTCCGTCGCCGCCTCCACGGCCTACGCCGGCTGGAGAAATGACAGGGCTGGACGCACTTTTGAGTTCTTCATCAGAGAGCCTCCCGACCTTTAAACCTGTGTCTTCGTTGCCGCCGGCTGCCCGCCCAACTCCAGTTCGGCAACCAGCGCTGGATACACGGCTAATCGAGGTTTTTCAAAAACTGGCCACATTTACGGGAGACATCGCTGAAACGACATCTTCCGAAGGTGTTTACGAAACTCTGGTGCGGGCGGCACAAGACTGCTTACAGGCAGCGCGTGCCTTTTTGATTCCTTTTGATGTTGATGGAAACCCGCTACCGGTGCCGACCGAAGTGTATGACACGCCTCCCAAAGTCTCCCTGGAAGGCATGTTTTTAACCCGCTCTTTTGCCAGTGCCTTGATGGAACGGGTGGGCACCCCTGAAAAGTCATCGCTTGTGGTTCAATTAGCGACCGGGCAAACCCTGCTGCCTCCGAATCAGGCGGCAACGATTGAGTGGTATTTACTGCCTCAGTTGACATTGCCTGGCGCCCTGGTGATTGGCGTGCAATGGAATGCGCCGGTTGGTCCTCCTGCCTATGGAGGGGCAGTGGCTGAGGTGCTGCTCAATTGTGCTCAAAGTGTTTTACTGCGGCTTGAATCCCCGCTGCCGCCTCCGCCTGAACCCGCCATGGTCCAACCCGTGGAAGAGCCAGTCGTCCAAACTGTTTTACCTCAAGGGGTTGCCGAAAATGTGCTCAAACTGCTGGATGAAGCAATCTTTGTCATTGATAACCAGCGTCACTTACGGTTTGGCAATCCGATGGCTGAATTTCTGACCGGCTGTTTTCAGGGTGAGCTGCAGTCATCAACATTTGATGAAATCAGCCAGGGGCCAGGGATGCAAAATGCGAATCTGTGGCAGCATTTGCACATGTCCACTGAAGACCAGCAAATCCACACTGATATCAATACCCTGGATGGAGGCTCCCTTTCGGTAACGGTTTCCGCCTTGACACTTTCCGCCAGTGACGGTCAGGCTGCCGCTGAGTTTGCCAATGGCCGCGTGATTGCCGTTCGGGATGTCACCCAGAGTCGCACGGATGCTGCCCAGGTCGTCATGGCCGAGCTTGAAGGGGTTCGTCACGAATTAGAGCAAACCCGGATGCAACTGGAGCAATCGCGAGCTGAACTGTTTGCGGCGATGAGCGTTGGGCGACCTGCCCCGCCACAAGACCAGGTCAATGCGTTTCGAAATTCGCTGATGATGGTACTTGGGTTTTCAGAGTTATTGAATCGTGGCGAGTACGGGCAGATGAACCCTCAGCAATTTGAAATGTTCCGCAATATTGAACATCACGCCAAACAAATGTCAGCACTCTTAGAAACATTGCTGCCAGCCTCATAGGCACGGGCTGAAAAAGTCGGGCTGAAGAATCTCGGGCTGAAGAAATCGGGTTGAAGACAATGGGCTGAAGAAATTGGGTTTATTTCATCCCTCATCCCTCATCCCTTCCTGTGCCCCAAGCCCGAAGTCTTCAGCCCCGAGCTTGCGAGACTTCAGCCCTGAGCCCCAGGATTTTCAGCCGCAATGCGACCCTCAAGCCCCCTTATTTCAGGAACCTCTCTGACAAGGACAGCACACCAAAAATTCATTCCATACAGAAAACGGAAATTTCGCTATGACGCAAACTGCCCCACGAAGAATCCTCTTCGTTGATGATGAACCAGCTATGACCCAACTCGGCAAAGTTGTTTTAGAACGCGCTGGACATCGCTGTTCTTTGGCGACCAATGGAGAAGAAGGGCTACAACGTATTTTGGCCGACCGACCGGACCTTGTCATTTTGGACTATATGATGCCTGGAATGAGCGGGGCCGAGGTGTTTCGCACACTTCGTACCTACTCTTTATACAAAGAGGTACGGGACACTCCAGTCCTGATGCTCACCGCGAAAACCGATAACGACACCGAACGGCGTCAGTTGATGGAGCTTGGGCTGGCGGCCTATTTGACCAAGCCGTTTGGTCACCGCGAATTGCTCAATGTCATTGACAACATCCTCATTACCAGCGAAGTCCGAAGGCATCACCAGCAAATCGCCGCCGATATCAAAAGCGCCTACATTGGGGCAATTCATACCTTGCTGAAACTTTTAGAAATGAAAGATCCCTATGCCAAAGAACACTCTCAAATGGCGGAACTGATATCGGTTGCCGTGGCTGAGCAGTATGGATTGAATGAGTATCAAATCGAGACCATCCGTCTGGCGGCTCTGCTCCATGACATCGGGAAAGTTGAAATCCCCGAACACATCCTCAACAAACCCGAACCTTTTTCGACTGATGAGCGCTCCGTCATGCAGCAACACGTGAGCTATAGCGTCCAAATTTTAGACGCCATTCCCGAAATGCGGGAAGTTGCGATTTTGGTGGGATGTCATCACGAGCGGATTGATGGGAAAGGCTACCCGCAAGGGTTGGATGCCGATGAAATTCCGCTTGGCGCGCGCATTATTGCGGTGGCGGATGCCTACGATGCCATGCAGGGCAATCGCTCCTATCGGAGCAGACTATCGAAAGAAGAAACCATCGCCCAACTCAGAGCCAATGCTGGAACCCAGTTTGACGGCGATGTGGTCGAGTATTTTATTGAAGCCCTGGAGACAATCGAAGCCCGAAAGAGTGACCGTGTGACAAAGTGACAAGGTGACCGTGTGACAAAGTGACAAGGTGACAGGGTGACTCTATGACAAGGTGACTCTATGACAAGGTGACAGGGTGACTCTATGACAAGATGACACAATATCATTTGGTCACCTTGTCACCTTGTCACCTTGTCACCCTGTCACCTTGTCACCTTGTCACCTTGTCACTCTGTCACCCTGTCACCTTGTCAGTCATTCCTATTTGTCCAACGTTCCGCGGGCGGCCTGGTCACGTTCGATTGATTCAAACAGGGCTTTGAAATTGCCTTTGCCGAAGCTCTCGCTGCCCATGCGTTGAATAATTTCAAAGAAGAAGGTTGGCCGATCCTGGATTGGCTTGGTGAAGATTTGCAACAAATAGCCGCTGTCATCCTTGTCAACCAGAATGCCTAGATCCCTCAAGATTTCAACATCTTCCCGAATCGGTCCAACTCGATCCAGCAACGTGTCATAATAACTGCCAGGCACGGTTTGGAACTCGATGCCGTTGGCCCGCAACTGGCGCACCGTGGAGAGAATATCCGCCGTGGTAATGGCCGCATGCTGGACGCCCGGTGTCTGGTAAAAATCAACATATTCTTCAATTTGCGAGCGTTTGCGGCCTTCGGCGGGCTCATTGATCGGCAGTTTGATGCCGAGTGTCGGGCTGGCCATGACTTTGGACCGCAAGGCCGTGAATTCGGTGCTGATGTCGTTTTCGTCAAAGTGACGGAATTGGAAGAACCCAAAGATTCGTTCGTAGTACTCCACCCAGGTTTCCATCTCGTTCCAGCCCACATTGGCCACAATGTGATCAATCCGGATGAGTCCCGCCCGGTTGGGGGAGGGCAGATACAGGTCGCGGAATCCAGGCAGGAAGGTGCCTTTATAGCCTTCGCGTTCGATAAACCGGTGAATCGTGTCGCCATAGGCTTTGATGGCTGCGGTTTTGACGGTGCCGTGCTCGTCTTCAATCGTGGTTGGCTCCTGAACTGATTCCGCACCACGAGCCATGGCTTTTTCATAGTCGCCGAAGGCATCAGCCGTTTTAAAAGCGACCGCATTGACTCCGTCACCGTGCTTGCGAACGTGCTCGGTAACCGGATGCTCAGGTAAAAAGGCCCCCGTGATGATCAACTTGATGTCATTTTGTTTTAAGACATAGGACACTGTCTCACGGGTGCCGGTTTCCGGACCACGGTAGGCAACAATGTCAAAACCCAGGGCAAAGCGAAAAAAGAAGGCTGACTGTTTGGCATTGCCGACAAAATATTCCAGATGGTCAAAATCATTGACTGCCAGCGGTGTCGCTTTTCCAACCAGAGATTCTTTGGGAGTCGTCATAGAAAAATTCCTTTCCTCGCCACCGGGTCTCGGCTCGCGAGATACATTTTCAAAGAAAGCGATGAAGTTCGATGTAATTCCTCTTGAAGATCAGCCTTTGGGAGGAACTGATATCAGTTGAGGCTGGGTCAAGAGAGGGATGAATGGCTGGAAGCGTATCCCAAGCAATGGGCGAAAAGCAACTGGGTGCTTTTTTTAGGGTTCGGGGTTCGGGGTTCGGGGTTCGGGGTTCGGGGTTCGGGGTTCGGGGTTCGGGGTTCGGGGTTCGGGGTTCGGGGTTCGGGGTTCGGGGTTCGGGGTTCGGGGTTCGGGGTTCGGGGTTCGGGGTTTGAACCCCGAACCCTGATCTAAAACATCACCCCAAATACCCAAGTTCCCGCAGGCGTTCGCGGACTTCTTCGCTTTCCTCGTCGGAAAATTCGAGATCAGGCAGGTCCTCGCCCGTCGCAGCATCACCGACCTGAACCGGGTGCTGGCGCATAAAGTCATCGGTGAAGAGTCCGGTTAAGACTTTGCCGTCCATATCTTCGGGGACTGGTAATCCCATCAAATGCAGAATGGTTGGGGCGCAATCCAGAATTTTGGCTTCGGTCAGATGGGCGCCTTGCCGGATATTGGGTCCCTGAACCATCAAAATACCGTGCATCCGGTGGGTGCCTGAGTTTCCAAACGCATCCACAATGAATCGGTTGGAGGTAAAATCCATATTCCCCAGCGACACATAGCGCATATCTTTGGGCAGGAAACACACATCCGGGGCGTCAGCGATGTGCTCGCCTTGATAGAGGTCTTCGCGAGTATAGAGTTCGCCGATAAAGGGTTCACCCGTGTCGGGGTCACGCATAGCCTGAAGTTTTTTGACGATCTGATCCCGGACTTTGGAATAGTCGGCTTCCTCGACCATGCCGTGCGGTTCTCGACCTTTCAGGTTGATGAAAATCTGGCCGTAATTCCCTTTTGAAAAGGCGGTAGTCCGTGACCAGTCCACATCATTAAAAGAGAGGAATAACTGATTGAGGCGGCTGACTTTGTTGCCCTGCGTTCCAACGCCGCGTGCTGGACGGATTTTCTTGAAAATTGGCTGACGAGAGAGTTTAAAAGCAAATTCCGGCGTCATCCCAAGTGCAAACATGGCCTGTTTCAACCGGGTTTGAGCCGTGCGTTTGAGTTTGAGAAACCCTTCCTGCATCAACCAGATATTGAAAGCACAGTATTTGTGGGCGGGTCCAAAGCCATGATCGGAGGCGAGAACAACGGTAGTTTCCGGGCCGGCAGCCGTCACCATATTGCCGACTTCCTGATCAACTTTTTGCCAGAATTCAACGATACGGGCGCGATGGGCTTTAAATTCCTCGCTGTCATGGCGTGGATGCGACTGATCCATCACGTGCCACGTTTCGTGCTGGAGGCGATCTGTTCCCCAAATATGGGTGACGAGAAAATCCCAGTCTTCGCGTTCCATCAGATAGCGGTTAACCTTGGATTTGTAATCAACTTCATCAAAAACTTCGTCGAGCACACCGTCTACATTGCCCTTGGCGTAGGTTTGGGTGAGATAGAGCCGGTACGGGCCAAGTTTGCCTTCGATATCAGCGAGCAACGTGTTGGGGTAGGTAATATCGCGGCGTCCCCGAGGCGTCATAAAATCCGAGATCAGAACACCATTGACCGGACGTGGTGGATAGGTCACGGGGAAGTTAGTGACAATTACCTTTTTTCCGGCATCGCCCAGAATTTCCCAGAGCGCTTTGCCAGTGCGTTGGGTGGCATTGGCCGCCATTTCGCGCATGCTGCCACCCCGGCGCT contains:
- the hppD gene encoding 4-hydroxyphenylpyruvate dioxygenase, which gives rise to MTTPKESLVGKATPLAVNDFDHLEYFVGNAKQSAFFFRFALGFDIVAYRGPETGTRETVSYVLKQNDIKLIITGAFLPEHPVTEHVRKHGDGVNAVAFKTADAFGDYEKAMARGAESVQEPTTIEDEHGTVKTAAIKAYGDTIHRFIEREGYKGTFLPGFRDLYLPSPNRAGLIRIDHIVANVGWNEMETWVEYYERIFGFFQFRHFDENDISTEFTALRSKVMASPTLGIKLPINEPAEGRKRSQIEEYVDFYQTPGVQHAAITTADILSTVRQLRANGIEFQTVPGSYYDTLLDRVGPIREDVEILRDLGILVDKDDSGYLLQIFTKPIQDRPTFFFEIIQRMGSESFGKGNFKALFESIERDQAARGTLDK
- a CDS encoding alkaline phosphatase family protein produces the protein MRNRVLVIGIDGTTFDWIDPLMKEGKLPNLARINQQGTRGPLETVFPPITSTAWTSFATGKNPGKHGILEFIQRRGGSMREMAANATQRTGKALWEILGDAGKKVIVTNFPVTYPPRPVNGVLISDFMTPRGRRDITYPNTLLADIEGKLGPYRLYLTQTYAKGNVDGVLDEVFDEVDYKSKVNRYLMEREDWDFLVTHIWGTDRLQHETWHVMDQSHPRHDSEEFKAHRARIVEFWQKVDQEVGNMVTAAGPETTVVLASDHGFGPAHKYCAFNIWLMQEGFLKLKRTAQTRLKQAMFALGMTPEFAFKLSRQPIFKKIRPARGVGTQGNKVSRLNQLFLSFNDVDWSRTTAFSKGNYGQIFINLKGREPHGMVEEADYSKVRDQIVKKLQAMRDPDTGEPFIGELYTREDLYQGEHIADAPDVCFLPKDMRYVSLGNMDFTSNRFIVDAFGNSGTHRMHGILMVQGPNIRQGAHLTEAKILDCAPTILHLMGLPVPEDMDGKVLTGLFTDDFMRQHPVQVGDAATGEDLPDLEFSDEESEEVRERLRELGYLG
- a CDS encoding response regulator, with the translated sequence MTQTAPRRILFVDDEPAMTQLGKVVLERAGHRCSLATNGEEGLQRILADRPDLVILDYMMPGMSGAEVFRTLRTYSLYKEVRDTPVLMLTAKTDNDTERRQLMELGLAAYLTKPFGHRELLNVIDNILITSEVRRHHQQIAADIKSAYIGAIHTLLKLLEMKDPYAKEHSQMAELISVAVAEQYGLNEYQIETIRLAALLHDIGKVEIPEHILNKPEPFSTDERSVMQQHVSYSVQILDAIPEMREVAILVGCHHERIDGKGYPQGLDADEIPLGARIIAVADAYDAMQGNRSYRSRLSKEETIAQLRANAGTQFDGDVVEYFIEALETIEARKSDRVTK